In the Hyphomonadaceae bacterium BL14 genome, one interval contains:
- a CDS encoding trypsin-like peptidase domain-containing protein gives MIIRLSIIPSLISSLLLAACATTGGPNYALNPTFGGRIISDEIATEERVGIIAGGEHNASLSVRSDCGGFIASAPDYRLDYQYRGGPLRIQVDSSGSTSLLINDPYGVWHCDDNKGNGPMPEVLFDLPPQGQYDIWVGSYNTNLFINADLVFIAGSNADRSQTGRPSDTQRAPINFDGGGNASDVAIVDARPSGTGFFISSDGYLVTSEHVIRGRSRIFGRVNNVLVEGRVVLTDAANDIALVKFNLSSQALSLSSSRSVRRGEDVFTLGYPLSSIQGSTQRAAFGRVNATSGLGDDHRFLQIDAPVHPGNSGGPVIGPSGDVIGIVTSRLNALAVLSATGSLPENVSYAIKSDYLIAMLPIEVQLSNISTSGDLSEMVSMASPSVIQIFTY, from the coding sequence GTGATCATTCGTTTGTCAATAATTCCAAGTCTGATCAGCAGCTTATTGCTAGCAGCTTGCGCAACGACCGGCGGACCAAATTACGCCCTAAACCCGACATTTGGCGGGCGCATCATCAGCGATGAAATAGCCACCGAGGAACGTGTCGGGATCATAGCTGGTGGTGAGCATAATGCGTCATTATCCGTGCGGAGCGATTGCGGTGGCTTTATTGCTAGCGCCCCTGATTATCGGCTGGACTATCAATATCGAGGGGGCCCTTTAAGAATTCAAGTAGATTCATCGGGAAGCACAAGCCTTTTGATTAATGATCCTTATGGCGTCTGGCACTGTGATGATAACAAGGGTAATGGCCCGATGCCTGAGGTTTTATTTGATTTACCACCTCAAGGCCAATATGATATTTGGGTTGGCTCGTACAACACAAATCTATTTATTAATGCCGATTTAGTTTTTATAGCCGGATCTAATGCTGATCGATCACAGACCGGACGTCCGTCAGACACGCAGCGCGCTCCCATTAATTTCGATGGCGGAGGTAACGCCTCTGATGTCGCAATTGTCGATGCTCGTCCTTCCGGAACAGGCTTTTTTATTAGCTCAGATGGGTACCTTGTAACAAGCGAGCACGTTATCCGAGGCCGCAGTCGAATTTTCGGGCGAGTTAATAATGTATTGGTCGAAGGGCGTGTCGTTTTGACCGACGCGGCTAATGACATTGCACTCGTGAAGTTCAATCTGTCATCACAAGCTCTTAGCCTCTCAAGCTCCAGAAGCGTTCGTCGGGGAGAAGATGTTTTCACACTCGGATACCCGTTGTCCTCGATTCAGGGGTCGACGCAGAGAGCGGCATTTGGTCGCGTGAACGCGACTTCAGGACTGGGTGATGACCATCGATTTTTACAGATTGATGCGCCTGTACATCCCGGCAATTCGGGAGGCCCAGTGATAGGCCCAAGCGGTGATGTCATTGGTATTGTGACCTCACGTTTGAACGCGTTGGCCGTTCTCTCGGCAACAGGTTCGCTCCCTGAGAACGTCAGTTATGCGATTAAGTCTGACTACCTGATTGCCATGCTACCGATTGAAGTGCAGCTATCGAACATCAGCACTTCTGGCGACCTTAGCGAAATGGTGTCTATGGCTAGTCCTTCTGTCATTCAAATATTTACATATTAG
- a CDS encoding IS3 family transposase (programmed frameshift) yields the protein MKRSRFSEEQIIAILREQEAGAPTAEVCRRHGVSTATFYKWKARFAGMGVSEAKRLKALEDENNKLKRMLADAMLDNTALKDLLGKKVVTPAARREAVTHLRTAFEMSERRACRVIGSDRTSIRYAPKRGDDAELRDRLKALAQERRRFGYRRLHVLLRREGHEVNRKRVQRIYREEKLMVRRRGGRKRALGTRRPIEAPVRPNERWSLDFVSDQLTDGRRFRMLAVVDDCTRENLCLIADTSLSGRRVARELDVLIAERGKPGTIVSDNGTEFTSNAILSWADRSGVGWHYIAPGKPMQNGFVESFNGRLRDELLNETLFDSLPHARAVLSGWRRDYNEDRPHSKLSWMTPAEYRRQLSTAGRGAALRQGSAPRPLATPINQGSNHPRTLASAG from the exons ATGAAACGGTCACGATTTAGCGAAGAACAGATCATTGCGATCCTGCGCGAGCAGGAGGCGGGAGCACCGACTGCGGAGGTGTGTCGCCGTCACGGCGTCAGTACGGCCACGTTTTACAAGTGGAAGGCCAGGTTCGCCGGGATGGGCGTGTCTGAGGCCAAGCGGCTGAAGGCGCTCGAGGACGAGAACAACAAGCTGAAGCGCATGCTCGCTGATGCGATGTTGGACAACACCGCGCTGAAGGATCTTCTGG GGAAAAAAGTGGTGACGCCCGCGGCTCGACGCGAGGCCGTGACGCATCTGCGAACGGCCTTCGAGATGAGCGAGCGGCGGGCGTGCCGCGTGATCGGAAGCGACCGGACCTCGATCCGCTATGCGCCCAAGCGCGGGGATGATGCTGAGCTGCGCGACCGGCTGAAGGCGCTCGCCCAGGAGCGCCGGCGGTTCGGCTATCGGCGGCTTCACGTGCTGCTTCGCCGCGAGGGCCATGAGGTCAATCGCAAGCGGGTCCAGAGGATCTACCGTGAAGAGAAGCTCATGGTGCGCAGGCGCGGCGGGCGGAAAAGGGCGCTGGGAACACGGCGGCCCATCGAGGCGCCGGTGCGGCCGAACGAGCGGTGGAGCCTCGACTTCGTGTCTGATCAGCTCACCGACGGGCGCCGGTTCAGGATGCTGGCGGTGGTCGACGACTGCACGCGCGAGAACCTGTGCCTGATCGCCGACACCTCGCTCTCAGGGCGGCGTGTGGCCCGTGAACTGGATGTGCTCATCGCCGAACGTGGCAAGCCGGGAACGATCGTCAGCGACAATGGGACCGAGTTCACCTCGAACGCCATCCTGTCCTGGGCCGACCGTTCTGGCGTGGGCTGGCACTACATCGCGCCGGGCAAGCCCATGCAGAACGGCTTCGTGGAGAGCTTCAACGGCAGGCTCAGGGACGAGCTGCTCAACGAGACCCTCTTCGACTCACTCCCGCATGCCCGCGCCGTCCTGAGCGGCTGGCGCCGCGACTACAACGAGGATCGCCCTCACTCAAAACTCAGCTGGATGACGCCTGCTGAATATCGTCGCCAGCTCTCCACCGCCGGCCGGGGCGCTGCGCTACGCCAAGGCTCCGCGCCCCGGCCTCTTGCAACCCCGATCAACCAAGGATCAAATCACCCCCGGACTCTCGCTTCGGCTGGATGA
- a CDS encoding GNAT family N-acetyltransferase → MTEPARDCGSPTLNGWPSGLLDAPHVYRSPEDTDLPDEALVQWDGMAAREDLPDASSGGSAWQISALGASRRRVNPVIFRQTPQGQIAFSLSRIGKALKLEAWEAHWKFASPLLGEAGVELFDETVSDLRQRLPDVPISIEVSGLPEGKPPRALTRRFDPCSWREHFSHAAASLDGGIEGWRSRRTAGFRRSLRRTTLQAEAAGLTFERCAPTTQDEANDAYARMLSVERMSWKGKCRSGLIAVQEFYGALLHRYALHNQARIIFAREDERDVGFCFGGLIGGLYRGQQTSYVEEVAALGVGNLMHVDTARWLCDEGAQLQHFGPIQSGMAYKTRFCELKPKSFILRLLA, encoded by the coding sequence ATGACAGAACCTGCGCGTGACTGTGGGTCGCCAACGCTCAATGGGTGGCCGTCGGGCCTCTTGGACGCGCCGCATGTCTATCGATCCCCTGAGGACACCGACCTGCCCGATGAAGCTCTTGTCCAATGGGATGGCATGGCCGCGCGGGAAGACCTGCCGGATGCGTCCTCAGGCGGCTCTGCCTGGCAGATCAGTGCGCTGGGTGCCTCGCGCAGGCGAGTGAACCCGGTCATCTTCCGTCAAACGCCGCAGGGGCAGATCGCGTTCTCGCTGAGCCGCATCGGCAAGGCACTTAAGCTCGAGGCTTGGGAGGCCCACTGGAAGTTCGCCAGCCCGTTGCTCGGAGAAGCGGGCGTGGAGCTCTTCGATGAGACGGTGAGCGATCTTCGCCAGCGCCTGCCGGATGTTCCCATCTCTATCGAGGTGAGCGGTTTGCCTGAAGGTAAGCCGCCCAGGGCTCTGACAAGGCGGTTCGATCCGTGTTCCTGGCGGGAGCACTTCAGTCACGCTGCTGCATCGCTTGATGGTGGCATTGAAGGCTGGCGCTCGAGGCGAACCGCCGGGTTTCGGCGGAGCCTGAGGCGAACGACGTTGCAAGCAGAGGCCGCAGGACTGACGTTCGAGCGCTGTGCGCCGACGACACAGGATGAAGCGAACGACGCCTACGCCAGAATGCTCTCTGTCGAGCGCATGAGCTGGAAGGGAAAATGTCGGTCGGGACTGATCGCGGTGCAGGAGTTTTATGGGGCGCTGCTCCACCGCTACGCCCTGCACAATCAGGCCCGCATCATCTTCGCGCGAGAGGATGAACGTGATGTCGGCTTCTGCTTTGGCGGCTTGATCGGCGGTTTATACAGGGGCCAGCAGACCAGCTATGTCGAGGAAGTGGCGGCCCTTGGTGTCGGCAACCTGATGCACGTCGACACCGCGCGCTGGCTCTGCGATGAAGGAGCGCAGCTCCAGCACTTCGGTCCCATCCAGTCCGGCATGGCTTACAAGACCCGGTTTTGTGAGCTGAAGCCAAAGAGCTTCATACTCCGGTTGCTGGCTTGA
- a CDS encoding DUF3987 domain-containing protein has protein sequence MTAPRLTEVPFTSTWADPDVRLLRTVLPPAPHLPLDDVLGPRLAQWVADAAESKGAPADYVFAALLAVAGATIGNARWASPWKGWAEPPVIWAMCVGLPSAGKSPAIDAAVTPLREAERPMREAAQTLMAAWREKAEIAKLAEFTWKKAVKAAIDAGETPPERPKGCDAGPPPHIPRLVVNDSTIERLGAILAAQPRGTLQMRDELAGWLEGMSRYSGGGSDRPFWLEAFGGRGYTVERMGREPLTIDRLTIGVLGGIQPDRLKTLLFKSDDDGLLARFLPIWPNLAPVRRPRAWADETLMQNALARLLTLELVAGEDGGARPWFVPFTDEARALLDEFRVAVRGWESEAEGLMLSFVGKLPGLAARLGLVLACLDWAADGANEPRDISAAHFGRAAHLVEAYLLPMARRAYADAATPKAERAARRLVGIIREHGWQEFTSREVMRLDREGLGRKADLDPALLLLVEGDCIREVEPPASPQGGRPQKLFLVNPTIHEAKR, from the coding sequence ATGACCGCGCCTAGGCTGACCGAAGTACCGTTCACCTCGACATGGGCTGACCCTGATGTGCGCCTTTTGAGGACCGTTCTGCCACCGGCCCCGCATCTGCCGCTGGATGACGTGCTGGGGCCGCGCCTAGCACAATGGGTGGCCGATGCGGCTGAATCCAAGGGCGCGCCTGCGGACTATGTGTTCGCGGCTCTGCTGGCCGTTGCGGGTGCGACCATTGGCAATGCGCGCTGGGCTTCACCTTGGAAGGGCTGGGCTGAACCGCCTGTGATCTGGGCGATGTGCGTAGGACTGCCCAGCGCGGGTAAATCCCCCGCGATTGATGCAGCGGTGACGCCTTTGCGCGAGGCGGAGCGCCCAATGCGTGAGGCGGCGCAAACCCTGATGGCGGCATGGCGCGAAAAGGCCGAAATCGCCAAGCTGGCTGAATTCACGTGGAAGAAGGCGGTGAAGGCGGCAATCGACGCCGGCGAGACGCCCCCGGAAAGGCCGAAAGGCTGCGACGCTGGACCGCCCCCGCATATTCCCCGGCTGGTGGTGAATGACAGTACAATTGAGCGCCTCGGCGCGATCCTCGCAGCCCAGCCGCGCGGAACGCTGCAAATGCGCGATGAACTGGCCGGGTGGCTGGAGGGCATGTCGCGCTATTCTGGCGGGGGCTCTGACCGTCCGTTCTGGCTAGAGGCATTCGGAGGCAGGGGCTACACAGTGGAGCGGATGGGGCGCGAGCCTCTGACCATTGACCGCCTGACCATTGGCGTTCTGGGTGGCATCCAACCCGACCGCCTGAAAACTCTGCTTTTCAAGTCTGATGATGATGGGCTGCTGGCGCGCTTTCTACCCATTTGGCCGAACCTTGCGCCCGTTCGACGCCCGCGTGCCTGGGCTGATGAGACGCTGATGCAAAACGCTCTGGCGCGCCTGCTGACGCTGGAGCTTGTTGCGGGTGAAGATGGAGGGGCCCGCCCGTGGTTTGTGCCTTTCACGGATGAGGCGCGCGCCCTGCTGGATGAGTTTCGCGTGGCGGTGCGAGGATGGGAAAGCGAGGCCGAGGGGCTGATGCTTTCCTTTGTGGGCAAACTGCCGGGGCTCGCGGCGCGGCTGGGGCTGGTGCTCGCCTGTCTCGACTGGGCGGCTGATGGCGCGAACGAACCGCGAGACATATCGGCGGCTCACTTTGGCCGGGCGGCTCATTTGGTGGAGGCTTACCTTTTGCCAATGGCGCGGCGGGCTTATGCGGACGCGGCGACGCCCAAGGCCGAGCGCGCAGCACGGCGGCTGGTGGGCATCATACGCGAACATGGCTGGCAAGAATTCACGTCGCGTGAGGTGATGCGGCTCGACCGCGAAGGGCTCGGGCGAAAAGCTGATCTCGACCCCGCGCTGTTGTTGCTAGTTGAAGGCGACTGCATCCGCGAGGTTGAACCGCCCGCAAGTCCGCAAGGCGGTCGGCCGCAAAAGCTCTTTCTGGTGAACCCGACAATCCATGAGGCCAAGCGATGA